One genomic window of Blastopirellula retiformator includes the following:
- a CDS encoding aspartate aminotransferase family protein encodes MTWHSTCSGAPCKRSRYFYDVDGNCRADYTLGWGPLIVGSNHAGINAAVARQLEKGYTYGCQHIAEIELAELIVDSVPGVQQVIFSNTGTEAIQSAIRIARAHTGRDKILKFEGHNHGWLNNVLVSYRPKIVDSTLPQATCGGQPESEFTDTMVLPWNDIDALKDFFHRHGHEFACVLTEPVLANSGSCMPRPEYLETLIELCREYGAVSIFDEVITGFRIALGGAREYFGLEPDLSVYGKALAGGFTMSAVGGRAEMFEVLRDMRTIHSGTYNGTTFNIVAAIETIRELRKPGTYERMNAHGKAIAETLTASAAKYGLDAAVSGVGTVFSVHFGVKQAPRDYREMTRTDMETYGRFRAAMLDNGVQLLPDARWYVGTQHDDAVLEHVMEAIDASMKETMGCS; translated from the coding sequence ATGACCTGGCATTCGACCTGCAGCGGAGCGCCATGCAAGCGATCTCGCTATTTCTATGATGTCGACGGCAACTGCCGCGCCGACTACACGCTGGGCTGGGGCCCGCTGATCGTCGGCTCGAACCATGCCGGCATCAACGCGGCGGTCGCGCGTCAGTTGGAAAAGGGGTACACCTACGGCTGCCAGCATATCGCCGAAATCGAACTGGCCGAACTGATCGTCGATTCGGTTCCCGGCGTCCAGCAGGTCATCTTCTCGAACACCGGCACCGAAGCGATTCAGTCGGCGATTCGCATTGCCCGGGCTCATACGGGCCGCGACAAGATTCTGAAGTTTGAAGGGCACAATCACGGCTGGCTGAACAACGTGCTCGTTTCGTACCGGCCGAAGATCGTAGATTCGACCTTGCCGCAAGCGACCTGCGGCGGGCAACCCGAGAGCGAATTCACCGACACGATGGTGTTGCCCTGGAACGACATCGACGCCCTCAAAGACTTCTTCCACCGACATGGGCACGAATTTGCCTGCGTGCTGACCGAGCCGGTCTTGGCCAACTCGGGCAGTTGCATGCCGCGGCCCGAGTACCTGGAGACGCTGATCGAGCTCTGTCGCGAGTATGGCGCCGTCTCAATCTTCGACGAGGTGATCACTGGTTTTCGGATCGCGCTGGGCGGAGCACGCGAGTACTTCGGCTTAGAGCCCGACCTGTCGGTCTACGGCAAGGCGCTTGCCGGCGGCTTCACGATGTCAGCGGTTGGCGGCCGGGCCGAGATGTTTGAAGTCCTCCGCGACATGCGGACGATTCACTCGGGCACGTACAACGGCACGACCTTCAACATCGTCGCCGCGATCGAGACGATTCGCGAACTACGGAAGCCAGGCACGTACGAGCGAATGAACGCTCACGGTAAAGCGATCGCCGAGACGTTGACCGCCTCGGCGGCCAAATATGGCCTGGATGCGGCGGTGAGCGGCGTGGGAACTGTTTTTTCGGTACACTTTGGCGTCAAGCAGGCGCCGCGCGACTATCGCGAGATGACCCGCACCGATATGGAAACCTATGGTCGCTTCCGAGCGGCGATGCTCGACAACGGTGTGCAACTGTTGCCCGACGCTCGCTGGTATGTCGGAACGCAGCATGACGACGCCGTTCTCGAGCATGTGATGGAAGCGATTGATGCGTCGATGAAGGAAACGATGGGATGCAGTTAA
- a CDS encoding fumarylacetoacetate hydrolase family protein has product MQLIQFGPLGKEKPGLLTAAGVRKDLSSVVERYDREFFQSGGLAKLAEAARSLDSYPDIAEDVRWGAPIARPGKVICVGLNYADHAKESGMAIPEEPIIFFKGTNTVVGPFDDVLIPRKSEKSDWEVELGVVIGRDARYLDSVEQAAEHIAGYCISNDVSERHFQLERGGQWVKGKSCDTFNPLGPFLATTDEIADVSDLAMTLDVNGERMQTGNTKTMIFDPCFVIHYLSQFMTLEAGDLISTGTPPGVGLGMKPPRFLKAGDVMTLSIAGLGEQRQVCKDA; this is encoded by the coding sequence ATGCAGTTAATTCAATTCGGCCCGCTGGGCAAAGAAAAGCCAGGGCTGCTTACCGCCGCTGGCGTGCGGAAAGATCTCAGCTCGGTCGTTGAGCGTTATGATCGCGAGTTCTTTCAATCAGGCGGCTTGGCCAAGTTGGCCGAAGCGGCGCGTTCGCTCGATTCGTATCCCGACATCGCCGAAGACGTGCGTTGGGGAGCGCCGATCGCCCGCCCGGGCAAGGTGATCTGCGTCGGTTTGAACTATGCGGATCACGCCAAAGAGTCGGGGATGGCGATTCCGGAAGAGCCGATCATCTTCTTCAAAGGTACGAACACCGTCGTCGGGCCGTTTGACGACGTGTTGATTCCCCGGAAGAGCGAGAAGTCGGACTGGGAAGTCGAACTGGGGGTCGTGATCGGCAGAGACGCGCGCTATCTCGATAGCGTCGAGCAAGCGGCGGAGCATATCGCCGGCTACTGCATCTCGAACGACGTCTCGGAGCGTCATTTTCAACTAGAACGTGGCGGCCAGTGGGTGAAGGGGAAAAGCTGCGATACGTTCAATCCCCTCGGCCCGTTCCTGGCGACGACCGACGAGATTGCCGACGTCAGCGACCTGGCGATGACGCTCGACGTCAACGGCGAGCGCATGCAGACCGGCAATACGAAGACGATGATCTTTGATCCTTGCTTTGTGATTCACTACCTGTCGCAGTTTATGACGCTGGAAGCGGGCGACCTGATCTCGACCGGCACTCCGCCGGGCGTTGGACTGGGGATGAAGCCGCCGCGGTTTTTGAAGGCGGGAGACGTGATGACCCTATCGATCGCCGGCTTGGGGGAACAGCGTCAGGTTTGCAAGGACGCTTAA
- a CDS encoding HEAT repeat domain-containing protein — protein sequence MVYFHAALARCGDADAKVALQADLHHADPAIRVYAAEFCGQAQISAAIPALTQLLEDDNLDVRIRAAQSLLALSKEA from the coding sequence CTGGTCTATTTTCACGCGGCGCTGGCTCGCTGCGGCGATGCCGACGCGAAAGTAGCGCTGCAGGCCGATCTGCACCATGCCGATCCGGCGATTCGCGTCTACGCCGCCGAGTTCTGCGGGCAGGCTCAAATCTCGGCGGCGATTCCAGCCCTGACGCAACTGCTGGAGGACGACAACCTCGACGTCCGCATTCGGGCGGCGCAGTCGTTGTTGGCGCTTAGCAAGGAGGCTTAA
- a CDS encoding succinylglutamate desuccinylase/aspartoacylase domain-containing protein, producing MQSLEFSFVEQRTYANSLDIRHLHAASSERRPARRGLVVLTPYLMKFTESELLQYYLQLADAANKPAFQIHSRNSPDGLDLARVFPGTPHGRPTEQIAFAVNELIESDDYLIDLHTGGQALNISPLVGYMLVPGEAVIEQRQMAHAFGLPIVWGTSLRLEGRSLSAARDAAMPAIYGAGVAAYVDGCLRVMTQLNMLSATAEAEEPCRCVVEDDRDASGHLQTNYPAPIAGYYEATAPIDARVAPGDELGRIFNTQRQNPTIVTATQHGRLITRRVLPAVAVGDCLAVILEFPADTESRDAWSIFTRRWLAAAMPTRK from the coding sequence TTGCAATCGCTAGAATTCTCCTTTGTAGAGCAGCGCACGTATGCCAACTCGCTTGATATCCGCCATTTGCACGCCGCTTCATCCGAGCGGCGACCTGCACGTCGCGGGCTGGTGGTGCTGACCCCGTACCTGATGAAGTTCACCGAGTCGGAACTGCTCCAGTACTATCTGCAATTGGCGGACGCCGCCAACAAGCCGGCATTCCAAATTCACAGCCGCAACAGCCCCGACGGTTTGGACCTGGCCCGCGTCTTTCCCGGCACGCCGCATGGTCGCCCTACCGAGCAAATCGCTTTCGCCGTCAACGAATTGATTGAATCGGACGACTATCTGATTGACTTGCATACCGGAGGTCAGGCCCTCAATATCTCGCCGCTGGTCGGCTACATGCTCGTTCCCGGTGAAGCGGTAATAGAGCAGCGTCAAATGGCTCATGCCTTTGGGCTGCCGATCGTATGGGGAACAAGTTTGCGTCTGGAGGGACGCTCGTTGTCGGCCGCACGCGACGCCGCCATGCCGGCGATTTACGGCGCTGGAGTCGCCGCCTACGTCGACGGTTGCCTACGGGTCATGACGCAGCTCAATATGCTTTCAGCGACCGCAGAGGCGGAAGAGCCTTGCCGCTGCGTTGTCGAAGATGACCGCGATGCGAGCGGACACCTGCAGACCAACTATCCCGCTCCGATCGCCGGCTACTACGAGGCGACTGCGCCCATCGATGCGAGGGTCGCTCCTGGAGATGAGCTTGGACGCATCTTTAACACGCAGCGTCAGAATCCAACCATCGTCACCGCAACCCAGCACGGCCGCCTAATCACCCGTCGCGTCTTGCCAGCCGTCGCGGTGGGCGACTGCCTGGCAGTGATTTTGGAATTTCCTGCCGATACGGAGTCGCGTGATGCCTGGTCTATTTTCACGCGGCGCTGGCTCGCTGCGGCGATGCCGACGCGAAAGTAG
- a CDS encoding sialidase family protein, giving the protein MTRLLPLSLFFAVSLPLAALAGPPQTVFVQETGPNNPRNSEGAFVTRKDGSILYVYTRFRGKHAGDNALGYLASCISQDGGATWEEVDEPLVPKIGKENDMSVSLLRLQDGSP; this is encoded by the coding sequence ATGACCCGCCTACTTCCGCTAAGCCTATTTTTCGCCGTGTCGCTGCCCCTTGCCGCTTTGGCCGGGCCACCCCAAACCGTTTTTGTCCAGGAGACCGGCCCCAATAATCCACGCAACTCGGAAGGGGCGTTTGTCACGCGAAAGGATGGATCGATTCTCTACGTCTACACCCGGTTCCGAGGCAAACATGCCGGCGACAACGCCCTTGGCTATCTCGCCAGTTGCATTTCGCAGGATGGCGGTGCGACCTGGGAAGAAGTGGATGAGCCGCTGGTCCCCAAGATCGGCAAAGAAAATGACATGTCGGTTTCCCTGCTCCGGTTGCAGGACGGTTCGCCCTGA
- a CDS encoding membrane dipeptidase — MAFDGWMLKPGWVRGETSPASISVNATADHVDHICQLAGNTRHVGIGSDLDGGFGTEQTPHDLNSIADLQQLATTLANRGYADNDIRDIFAGNYLRLFLSSLP; from the coding sequence ATGGCGTTTGACGGCTGGATGCTCAAGCCAGGCTGGGTCCGAGGCGAGACCTCCCCAGCGTCGATCTCTGTGAACGCGACGGCCGACCATGTCGATCACATCTGCCAGTTGGCCGGCAACACGCGTCACGTTGGCATCGGCAGCGACCTCGATGGAGGATTCGGAACCGAGCAAACGCCGCACGATTTAAACTCGATCGCCGACCTCCAACAGCTGGCGACGACGCTGGCCAACCGGGGGTACGCAGACAACGATATTCGGGACATTTTTGCCGGCAATTACCTACGCCTGTTTCTAAGCAGCTTGCCCTAA
- a CDS encoding membrane dipeptidase: MRPIFDAHLDLAWNALQWNRDLTQSLEEMRRHEAHMTDHPSRGHVTVTLPEMKRGGIQVCLATVLTRSKPEVCPEHGFSRVDLDFRNQTIAHATGMGQVAYYQLLDQLGEIKLIRTAAQLQAHLVASAESDVEPIGVILAMEGADPIYSPEQAEMWWDLGLRQSPILRRPDPCARCPRRGDRHGV, encoded by the coding sequence GTGAGACCAATCTTCGACGCCCACCTCGATTTGGCCTGGAATGCACTGCAGTGGAATCGCGACCTGACGCAATCACTGGAAGAAATGCGTCGCCATGAAGCCCACATGACCGACCATCCATCGCGCGGCCACGTTACCGTGACGCTGCCAGAAATGAAGCGAGGCGGGATCCAAGTTTGCTTGGCGACGGTCCTTACCCGTTCGAAACCAGAGGTCTGCCCAGAGCACGGTTTTTCCCGCGTCGATCTCGACTTTCGCAACCAGACGATCGCCCACGCGACCGGCATGGGGCAAGTCGCCTACTATCAACTGCTCGACCAGTTGGGCGAGATCAAACTGATTCGCACGGCCGCACAACTCCAAGCCCATCTCGTCGCATCCGCTGAAAGCGATGTGGAACCAATCGGCGTGATCCTGGCGATGGAAGGCGCTGATCCGATTTACTCGCCAGAGCAGGCCGAGATGTGGTGGGATCTCGGTCTCCGGCAATCGCCAATTCTCCGACGACCAGATCCGTGCGCTCGTTGCCCGCGGCGCGGTGATCGGCATGGCGTTTGA
- a CDS encoding alanine racemase, which produces MANRFERARQELIATPALVIDLPTIEHNLQRLHCYAKQHGLQVRPHTKTHKSRRLARMQIEHGSVGLTVAKLGEAEVMAAESNDLLIAYPAIDPDRRRRVAELAKSHTIRVAVDSSYGISVLAAAAEAAGSTIGILIDLNIGFPRTGAATPKIALELAQQVAQAGKSLRLDGILFYPGHVWAPADQQAEILTQIDQRLAETIALWEAHGLTANIVSGGSTPTAFQSHMIRRQTEIRPGTYIYNDMNTVRAGYCTLDDCAAAVIATVVSTAVPGKCVIDAGNKTLTSDRNVLQPETGFGHVVEYPDAQIVRLSEEHGEIDFAACDSLPQLGERVTIIPNHICPCVNLQNHAYLQTADGIEQDSVDARGLLT; this is translated from the coding sequence GTGGCAAACCGATTTGAACGAGCTAGGCAGGAGTTAATCGCTACGCCGGCCCTGGTGATCGATTTGCCGACGATTGAGCACAACCTGCAGCGATTGCACTGCTACGCCAAGCAACATGGCCTACAGGTTCGCCCCCATACCAAGACCCACAAGTCGCGACGGCTGGCCCGGATGCAGATCGAACACGGGAGCGTCGGCCTGACGGTCGCCAAACTGGGAGAAGCGGAGGTGATGGCCGCCGAGTCGAACGACCTCCTGATCGCCTACCCCGCGATCGATCCCGATCGTCGGCGCCGCGTTGCCGAGCTTGCCAAGTCGCACACCATTCGCGTGGCGGTCGATTCGTCGTATGGGATCAGCGTCTTGGCCGCGGCGGCCGAAGCGGCAGGCTCGACAATTGGCATCCTGATTGACCTGAACATCGGCTTTCCTCGCACCGGCGCCGCTACTCCGAAGATCGCCTTAGAACTGGCCCAGCAAGTCGCCCAGGCAGGCAAATCGCTGCGGCTGGACGGGATTCTGTTCTATCCCGGTCACGTCTGGGCGCCCGCCGATCAGCAGGCCGAAATTTTGACGCAGATTGATCAGCGTCTAGCCGAAACGATCGCTCTTTGGGAAGCGCACGGGCTGACCGCAAACATCGTCAGCGGCGGCTCGACGCCCACCGCGTTTCAATCCCACATGATCCGCCGCCAAACCGAGATCCGACCCGGCACCTATATCTACAACGACATGAATACGGTCCGCGCCGGCTATTGCACGCTCGACGACTGCGCCGCAGCGGTGATCGCGACCGTCGTCAGCACTGCGGTTCCCGGCAAATGCGTGATCGACGCCGGCAACAAGACGCTCACCAGCGACCGCAATGTGCTGCAACCAGAAACGGGCTTCGGGCATGTCGTCGAATATCCTGACGCACAGATCGTTCGTCTTAGCGAAGAACATGGCGAAATCGACTTCGCCGCTTGCGATTCGCTGCCCCAACTGGGCGAGCGAGTCACGATCATTCCCAACCATATTTGCCCCTGCGTTAACCTGCAGAACCACGCCTACCTGCAAACGGCGGACGGAATCGAACAAGACAGCGTCGATGCCCGCGGCCTGCTGACATGA
- a CDS encoding dienelactone hydrolase family protein, producing MTRKQASEFQQEVLDLYDDYAHGRLSRRDYVRKLGVFAVGGLTVESLLSSLSPNYAWAEEVKPDDPRIKTEMVSYESKDGGGTIKGLLAKPSQGTKFPAVLVIHENRGLNPYIEDVARRLAVSGFLAFAPDALTPLGGYPGNDDDGRAMQAKRDQGEMINDFVAAAKWLDARPDSTGKLGVVGFCFGGGMVYQVAIRLPDVVDAGVPFYGRQPNLADVRKLKAPLLIQNAGLDKRILDGAPPFEKALKENNKTFESFVYPEVNHGFHNDTTPRFDEAAAQLAWSRTLEFFHKELDPK from the coding sequence ATGACCCGCAAGCAAGCCTCCGAGTTTCAACAGGAAGTGCTCGACCTGTACGACGACTACGCCCACGGAAGACTTTCGCGGCGCGACTACGTGCGCAAGCTGGGCGTCTTTGCCGTGGGGGGACTGACGGTGGAGTCGCTCCTCTCCAGCCTTTCCCCCAACTACGCCTGGGCGGAAGAAGTTAAACCGGACGATCCGCGGATCAAAACCGAGATGGTCTCGTACGAGTCGAAGGATGGCGGCGGCACGATCAAAGGGCTGCTCGCCAAGCCAAGCCAAGGAACCAAGTTCCCCGCCGTGCTTGTGATTCACGAGAATCGCGGGCTCAATCCATATATCGAAGATGTCGCCCGCCGACTGGCCGTCTCCGGCTTTCTGGCGTTTGCTCCCGACGCACTGACGCCGCTCGGCGGTTATCCCGGCAACGACGACGATGGCCGGGCGATGCAGGCCAAACGGGATCAAGGCGAAATGATCAACGACTTTGTCGCAGCGGCGAAGTGGTTGGACGCGCGGCCCGACTCGACCGGCAAGTTGGGCGTGGTCGGCTTCTGCTTTGGGGGCGGCATGGTCTATCAGGTGGCGATCCGTCTGCCGGATGTGGTTGACGCTGGGGTTCCGTTCTACGGGCGGCAACCCAATCTCGCCGACGTGAGGAAGCTCAAAGCTCCGTTGTTGATTCAAAACGCCGGACTCGACAAGCGAATCCTGGATGGCGCACCGCCGTTTGAAAAGGCGCTGAAAGAGAACAACAAGACGTTCGAGTCCTTCGTCTATCCCGAGGTCAATCACGGCTTCCACAACGACACCACCCCGCGCTTCGACGAAGCGGCGGCCCAGTTGGCCTGGAGCCGCACGCTCGAGTTCTTCCACAAAGAGCTCGATCCGAAGTAG
- a CDS encoding error-prone DNA polymerase, which translates to MRYAELHCRTNFSFLEAASHPDEQVTTAQELGYAALAITDRNTLAGVVRANTAAKEQGLKILIGSEIMPVDAPPVVLWAKDRGGYANLCRLITLGRCRAPKGECHLTLADIAAHTAGLLAGVVPPAEHERLSPEEIFPYREIFGKSAYLLAELFRGPHDEDRIDWLIQLSQQTNLPLVAAGGALFHSPQRKPLHDVITAIRHRTTVALAGQYLQTSGEHHLRSRDTITQLFARLPEAVERTLEIADACTFRLDELRYEYPEELAPQGMTPIQYLRQLTWEGATRRYPAGVPDKVRGLVEHELKLIEELHYEPYFLTVWNLMRYARSRGILCQGRGSAANSAVCFCIGVTEVDPDRINVLFERFISRERDEAPDIDVDFEHERREEVLQYVYEKYGRDRAGITAVTITYRPRSAIRDVGKALGLSLDLVDRLAKNADHYRAATDFQQRCKEAGLDGRSEVGQQFLYLVQQLVGFPRHLSQHTGGMVITRGPLHDLVPIENAAMEGRTVVEWNKDDLDDLGILKVDCLALGMLTAIRKCFTLIEGSTQRQYTLANVPAEDPQVYDMICRADTIGVFQIESRAQMSMLPRLRPREFYDLVIEVAIVRPGPIQGDMVHPYLRRRSGEQAVEYPNSAIEAVLEKTLGVPLFQEQCMQLAIVAAGFTPGEADQLRRAMGAWRRPGVIDQFRKKLIDGMAQHGLTGDFAERVFHQIRGFGEYGFPESHAASFALLVYVSAWLKFHYPAHFCAAVINSQPMGFYAPAQLIQDARNHDVVVLPVDVNHSDWDCTIEQGAIRLGMRMIGGLQQASGTAISTARQACEFRSLSDFARRTALSQAQILQLAEADALRSLNGVRRDALWGALGVEPRMRQKTLFDDLAPPAEPVARLPQMSAEEEVHADYRMTGLSLRAHPLSFHREGLTQLGIAATAELARMPNNAPVKIAGIVLLRQRPSTAKGITFVTIEDETGVANLVVHHKTWERFRRITRRSQAWIVYGKVEKKDTVIHVLVRRLEDMTVRLRALPVKSRDFR; encoded by the coding sequence ATGCGTTACGCCGAGCTCCATTGTCGCACCAACTTTTCCTTCCTCGAAGCGGCCTCGCATCCTGACGAACAGGTAACGACGGCCCAAGAGTTGGGGTACGCGGCGCTGGCGATCACTGACCGCAACACGCTGGCCGGAGTCGTCCGCGCCAACACCGCCGCCAAAGAGCAGGGTCTAAAAATTTTGATCGGCAGCGAGATTATGCCGGTCGACGCTCCGCCGGTCGTCCTGTGGGCGAAAGACCGCGGCGGCTACGCCAATCTCTGCCGGCTGATCACCCTGGGCCGATGTCGGGCGCCCAAAGGAGAATGCCACCTGACGCTCGCCGATATCGCCGCGCATACCGCTGGCCTGTTGGCAGGCGTCGTCCCGCCTGCCGAACATGAACGCCTTTCGCCAGAGGAGATCTTCCCGTATCGCGAGATCTTCGGAAAATCGGCCTACCTGCTGGCCGAACTGTTCCGCGGTCCGCATGACGAAGATCGCATCGATTGGCTGATCCAACTTTCGCAACAGACAAACTTGCCGCTAGTCGCCGCCGGCGGGGCCCTCTTTCATTCGCCCCAGCGCAAACCGCTGCACGATGTAATAACCGCCATTCGCCATCGGACGACCGTGGCGTTGGCGGGTCAATACCTGCAAACCAGCGGCGAACATCATCTACGCAGCCGCGACACGATCACCCAACTCTTCGCCAGGCTGCCAGAAGCGGTCGAGCGAACGCTGGAGATCGCCGACGCCTGTACTTTTCGCCTGGATGAGTTGCGGTACGAATATCCAGAGGAACTGGCGCCGCAGGGCATGACTCCGATTCAGTACTTGCGGCAACTCACCTGGGAAGGCGCCACGCGGCGCTATCCGGCTGGCGTCCCTGACAAAGTCCGCGGCCTGGTCGAGCATGAACTGAAGCTGATTGAAGAACTCCATTACGAACCTTACTTTCTGACCGTGTGGAACTTAATGCGGTATGCCCGGTCGCGCGGCATTTTGTGTCAGGGGCGAGGATCGGCGGCGAACTCAGCCGTTTGCTTTTGCATCGGCGTGACCGAGGTCGATCCTGATCGCATCAACGTGCTGTTCGAGCGGTTCATTAGTCGCGAACGGGACGAGGCGCCCGACATTGACGTCGACTTTGAGCATGAACGTCGCGAAGAAGTGCTGCAGTACGTCTACGAAAAATATGGCCGCGACCGGGCCGGCATCACTGCGGTGACGATCACCTATCGCCCCCGCTCGGCGATTCGCGACGTCGGCAAGGCGCTTGGACTATCGCTTGACCTGGTCGACCGCCTGGCGAAGAACGCCGATCATTACCGGGCGGCGACTGACTTTCAGCAGCGCTGCAAAGAGGCGGGGCTCGACGGGCGCAGCGAAGTCGGCCAACAGTTTCTCTACCTGGTGCAGCAGTTGGTCGGCTTTCCGCGGCATCTGTCGCAACATACCGGCGGCATGGTCATCACCCGCGGTCCGCTGCATGATCTAGTGCCGATCGAAAACGCGGCGATGGAAGGGCGGACCGTTGTCGAGTGGAACAAGGACGACCTCGACGATCTCGGCATCTTGAAGGTCGACTGTCTGGCGCTCGGCATGCTGACGGCGATTCGCAAATGCTTCACGCTGATTGAAGGTTCAACCCAGCGACAATATACGCTCGCCAATGTGCCGGCCGAAGATCCGCAGGTTTACGACATGATCTGCCGCGCCGATACGATCGGCGTCTTTCAGATCGAATCGCGAGCGCAAATGTCGATGCTGCCCCGGTTGCGGCCGCGTGAGTTTTACGACCTGGTAATCGAAGTCGCCATCGTGCGTCCCGGGCCGATTCAAGGGGATATGGTGCATCCCTATCTTCGGCGGCGATCTGGCGAACAAGCGGTTGAATATCCCAATTCCGCGATCGAAGCGGTGCTGGAAAAAACGCTCGGCGTGCCGCTCTTTCAAGAGCAATGCATGCAACTGGCGATCGTCGCCGCCGGCTTTACGCCGGGCGAGGCTGATCAGTTGCGCCGCGCGATGGGCGCCTGGCGACGTCCTGGCGTGATCGACCAGTTTCGCAAGAAGTTGATCGACGGGATGGCCCAGCATGGCCTAACCGGCGACTTTGCCGAGCGAGTCTTTCATCAGATCCGCGGCTTTGGCGAATATGGCTTTCCCGAGTCGCATGCCGCCAGCTTTGCGCTGCTGGTCTATGTCAGCGCGTGGCTCAAATTTCACTACCCGGCCCACTTTTGCGCCGCAGTGATCAACAGCCAACCGATGGGCTTTTACGCGCCGGCGCAACTGATTCAAGATGCCCGCAACCATGACGTCGTCGTGCTGCCGGTCGATGTGAACCATAGCGACTGGGACTGCACGATCGAACAAGGAGCGATCCGGCTTGGCATGCGGATGATCGGCGGTCTGCAGCAAGCGTCGGGCACGGCGATCTCAACGGCTAGGCAAGCGTGCGAGTTCCGCTCGCTGAGCGATTTCGCCCGCCGCACGGCGCTGTCACAGGCGCAGATTTTGCAACTGGCCGAAGCCGACGCGCTGCGCAGTTTGAATGGCGTTCGCCGCGATGCGTTGTGGGGCGCGCTGGGCGTGGAACCGCGGATGCGACAGAAGACGCTCTTCGACGACCTGGCGCCGCCGGCCGAACCGGTCGCTCGCTTGCCGCAGATGTCGGCGGAAGAAGAAGTCCACGCCGACTACCGCATGACCGGGCTCTCACTGCGCGCCCACCCCCTTTCCTTTCATCGCGAAGGCCTGACGCAGTTAGGGATCGCTGCGACCGCCGAACTAGCCCGGATGCCCAACAACGCCCCGGTCAAAATCGCCGGCATTGTGCTGTTGCGGCAGCGCCCCAGCACCGCCAAAGGGATCACCTTTGTAACGATCGAAGACGAAACCGGCGTCGCCAATCTGGTGGTGCATCACAAGACCTGGGAACGGTTCCGGCGGATTACGCGACGTTCACAGGCCTGGATTGTGTACGGCAAGGTCGAAAAGAAGGATACCGTCATTCACGTGCTGGTACGACGACTGGAAGACATGACGGTTCGCCTGCGGGCCCTACCGGTGAAGTCGCGCGACTTTCGCTAA